In Cryptomeria japonica chromosome 1, Sugi_1.0, whole genome shotgun sequence, the sequence TCCTGTGGCTTTTCCTAAAATGGTTGAATAGTAGAACTTCCAAAATAATGATCAAgcctcaaagatatatatatatatatatatatatatatatatatatagagagagagagagagagagagagagagagagagagagagagagagagagagagagagagagagagagagagagagagagagagagagagagagagagagagagagaggtgggtgtGTAGCTACAAGTAGAGTTATGGCTTTAATGTATTGCAACTAAATATATTATCTTATTTTTGCATTCTAATAGCATAGTTAATGGAACTACTTATAGATTATGCTTTTTTAAAGAAAAAGCTAGAGACAttgcataaaaaaaaatttaattatcacaatatataatttatttattttcttctaaaattatgaaataattataatttaagttAAGATTTGAAAGTTGAAGTGTAAGTGGAAAGAGATGTTGAATAAATATAGGTAGACCACTCCTTAATTACAAAATTGCAACATTATTATACATTTATTTTCATTCTTActtttaatttacaaaaaaatacaatTTTATAACATTTGTGTAACGAAACAACTTGCAcaatagaataatataatagaaatATGCCACAATATTCAGTATTATCATAATAACTAGCGGCTAGCTCACATATGTAGCTAATTATACCTTGAGTGTCACCTTCACCAACTTAGATACTTAGACTATAATGCCGAAGATGACAACCTAATTATTTATATATGActaattttattataataattacTTCACATAATGAATGCAAAAATGTTTGTAACTAAAAGTatttaatttgacatgtttgtgatacttaaatgaataaaaaacaaatatttattttctcctctcaatcAGTCCCTCTATTTAATTGATCCACCATGCAATCAATCAATTAACTTCACAattatttgtttgctttgattaaaaatttaataaaaatatactaatatttaataataatttaatattaattacaatataataataatttaatgttaattacaatataataatataataatttttaagtgaaacaatgaacaaatatgataaatatattaatattataattaatttaaaaagcACAAATCTACTaaaaattcattaatttaattattattattatttttttataaaaccaATAATTACTTTttagaaaagaaaagataaaatgcATGCTTAAAAGCTTCACAAGATCTAGTGTAATATGTCTACAAACCTTAACAAACTTCCACAATAAACCCCAagttacaatttccaaaaatatcAAGAAAGATATGTGCCATGTAATATATTGAACTTTAACCTATCCTTCACTCTATACTTAATGCTTTTAAAACATTATAACTAACTTATCAATTAACAGATTCTTAGGATACAATAAATCAGGAAAAAAAAGCTTCAGAAAAGCAAGGTTTTCAGAACCATGAGAATGACTTTTAATGACAAAAAAAACACATCTCAGATATCTATTGTTTCAGAATTATACAATCAAATCCAAATATAATTCATACAGACAATATGACTGGATCTCATTCAAATATGGAAAAACTTCTCCACTCTCTGGTTTTAAAGAAATGCCCATCAAAGTAAACAGTTTACATGGATCTCATTCAAATATGGAAAAACTTCTCCACTCTGTGGTTTTAAAGAAATGCCCATCAAAGTAAACAGTTTACATATCACTGATGGGAAACAGGGTATTGTACTTGAGTAAGAGTTTGAATTGGAGAGATAATCTTTCGCTAATGAATTATTCTATAGAGAATTACAgaatgtgatctgaaatgttgatgcaaacaaaAATACAATCTAAACAAGAAAGAGTAAACTAGTAAAGACTAGTCATTACAATGTCTTTTTGAGTGTCTGTCCTTCATATCTGTTCTGATCCTTTTTCTTATTTCATGGGAGGTTTTGAAGAAGTTGGCCTTCATGGCTAACTCCACCATGTCTTTTTCAGCTCCACCATAACAATCTAATTTCTTCTGATAAGTTGGGTATAAAATCAAGCTGTCAAATATGGATAACTGCTCTCTTATTGCTTCCAATGTTGCTTTAATGGCTGCATTTTCAGCTTTCATGGCTGCATCTTCAGCTTCCATTGTTGCTTTCATGGCTGCATTTTCAGCTTCCATTGTTGCTTTAATGGCTGCATTTTCAGCTTCAATAAGCTTTATCTCTGCCTCTGTCTGTGAGAGCTCCTCCATATCCATCCTGAACAGTAATACAGTGAGATTAGAAACTTGGTATAAGCTCTTCAAATTTATATCTTGCTGTAGAAATAGTAGCAAAAAATTGCTTAATTTCTTCAACAATGTAGAAATCCCACCTAAATTCTATAAACCCTCTCTGAGTCAGGAAAGGCAATAGCTTGGAATacaatttttgtttttttctcacCTCCTTATAAGTTGAAATTTGAAGGTCCACTCTGCATGTTAtgataactatttatttaatttaactttttaatattcttaaaattaaataagatatattaaaaatatatactgttaattttttttttataaattaatattaataacatCAAATTGAAAGTGAAGTTTATTCGAAATATATTTGTTTTATCAagttaagaaaataataataattttttaagtaaAAGGTAGTTGCATGATCTTTTAATTATTTTCAggtttcttttatattttaaagttttgaacattcaaaatttcaatgaATTAGCATTGAATAAATTTATAAGAAAAGGTAGTTGCAtgatctttttaatttttttttttatattttaagtttTAATCATTCAATAAATTAACATTAATTTTTTTACTACATATTATTCTCCTAAAAAATAATTGTATTTAAAAAAAagtattatttattttcataagaaaaaataataataacaaccaaaaaagtaacaataataatttaatattaattacaatatcacattttaatattaattataatctaATATTTAGATATGATagtttaattatataataaaaaaatattttactatatatttaatttttgaatcaatatattttataatatattttattgagAAGAGAATGTGAATTATATTcaaatattttctttaaagaagGGATTGTGAATTATAAGTCAATTTAAATAATTAACAAAatgttaattatatttatatttgaaa encodes:
- the LOC131073481 gene encoding uncharacterized protein LOC131073481, producing MDMEELSQTEAEIKLIEAENAAIKATMEAENAAMKATMEAEDAAMKAENAAIKATLEAIREQLSIFDSLILYPTYQKKLDCYGGAEKDMVELAMKANFFKTSHEIRKRIRTDMKDRHSKRHCND